A genomic segment from Burkholderia plantarii encodes:
- a CDS encoding MFS transporter, with protein sequence MNSLARPTESHLPETRPSENARPPRAGRGRLATASMIGTSLEWYDFTVYNTLAALVFNHLFFPSVDPLAGTLLAFSTYAVGYVSRPLGGFVFGNLGDKLGRRAVLMLTLLLMGLTTALMGVLPTYEAAGIVSPILLVSLRFVQGIALGGEWAGAVLLAVEHGDQKKRGLNASWAQVGPSFGTLLGTGFIALITLSVSSDAFLSWGWRLPFLASVLLVGFGLWVRRGVGETPAFEKLSEAHATVKVPVAEVFSRHWRRLLVAGGSRIGSDVLYALIVVFTLTYVTTVLNLSRSLALTAVLCGTACNALTVPLFGALSDRLGRRPVYLGGVLAAIVWAFAFFSLVNTSKPGWIVLAVVIGLVIHAVMYGPQAAFVTEQFPTRVRYAGSSLAYTLAGILGGGFAPLIIVALFRHWHTTLAVSCYVTLALAVTAIALLAARETAHRTLED encoded by the coding sequence ATGAATTCACTCGCCCGCCCGACGGAATCCCACCTGCCGGAGACCCGCCCGTCGGAAAACGCCAGGCCCCCGCGCGCCGGACGCGGCCGGCTCGCCACCGCCAGCATGATCGGCACCTCGCTCGAGTGGTATGACTTCACGGTCTACAACACGCTCGCCGCGCTGGTGTTCAACCACCTGTTCTTCCCGTCCGTCGATCCGCTCGCCGGCACGCTGCTGGCGTTCTCGACCTACGCGGTCGGCTACGTCTCGCGGCCGCTCGGCGGCTTCGTGTTCGGCAACCTCGGCGACAAGCTGGGCCGGCGCGCGGTGCTGATGCTGACGCTGCTGCTGATGGGCCTGACCACCGCGCTGATGGGCGTGCTGCCGACCTACGAGGCGGCCGGCATCGTCAGCCCGATCCTGCTGGTGAGCCTGCGCTTCGTGCAGGGCATCGCGCTCGGCGGCGAATGGGCCGGCGCGGTGCTGCTGGCCGTCGAGCACGGCGACCAGAAAAAGCGTGGGCTGAACGCCTCGTGGGCGCAGGTCGGGCCGTCGTTCGGCACGCTGCTGGGCACCGGCTTCATCGCGCTGATCACGCTGTCGGTGTCGTCCGATGCGTTCCTCTCGTGGGGCTGGCGCCTGCCGTTCCTGGCCAGCGTGCTGCTGGTGGGGTTCGGGCTGTGGGTGCGCCGCGGCGTCGGCGAGACGCCGGCCTTCGAGAAGCTCAGCGAGGCGCACGCCACCGTCAAGGTGCCGGTGGCCGAGGTGTTCTCGCGGCACTGGCGGCGCCTGCTGGTGGCGGGCGGCTCGCGGATCGGCTCGGACGTGCTGTACGCGCTGATCGTGGTGTTCACGCTGACCTACGTGACCACGGTGCTGAACCTGTCGCGCTCGCTGGCGCTCACCGCCGTGCTGTGCGGCACCGCCTGCAACGCGCTCACCGTGCCGCTGTTCGGCGCGCTGTCGGACCGGCTCGGGCGGCGCCCGGTCTACCTCGGCGGCGTGCTCGCGGCGATCGTCTGGGCCTTCGCGTTCTTCTCGCTGGTGAACACCTCGAAGCCGGGCTGGATCGTGCTGGCGGTGGTGATCGGCCTGGTGATCCACGCCGTGATGTACGGGCCGCAGGCGGCCTTCGTCACCGAGCAGTTCCCGACCCGCGTGCGCTATGCCGGCTCGTCGCTGGCCTACACGCTGGCCGGCATTCTCGGCGGCGGCTTCGCGCCGCTGATCATCGTCGCGCTGTTCCGCCACTGGCACACCACGCTGGCCGTCTCGTGCTACGTCACGCTCGCGCTCGCCGTCACCGCGATCGCGCTGCTGGCCGCGCGCGAGACCGCGCATCGCACGCTCGAGGACTGA
- a CDS encoding amidase: MTFPPAAPLLSLAAQLDAGTTTSRALVDTALERIAAAGGDGMHAFCHVDADAARRQADAQDALRRAGVRLSPLAGLPVSVKDLFDVAGQPTRAGSRVLDDAPPAAADAPAVALMRRAGAVLVGRTNMSEFAFSGLGVNPWHGTPRSPWGPDEPRVAGGSSSGAAASVAQGMAAAGLGSDTGGSLRIPAAFCGLTGFKPTARRITTRGMFPLSTTLDSTGAIAPTVACCALLDRLLAGEPVEAGGFAPAAAPLAGLRFAVLASYVTDGMDETVARAWDDTLGRLSRAGARLTPLALPLLDALPAINRFGFSPIEAYATHRATLATRAGDYDPRVLARLRVGEPAGAADYLDLLAARAAAIETARAALDGFDAFLMPTVPIVPPPVAPLETDAARFSATNALVLRNPSVVNFLDGCAVSLPCTPAGAAPVGLSVGGLALDDARVLRVAAGVEQVLRA; encoded by the coding sequence ATGACCTTCCCGCCCGCCGCCCCGCTGCTCTCGCTCGCCGCGCAGCTCGATGCCGGCACCACCACGAGCCGCGCGCTCGTCGACACCGCGCTAGAGCGCATCGCCGCGGCCGGCGGCGACGGCATGCACGCGTTCTGCCACGTCGATGCCGACGCCGCGCGCCGCCAGGCCGACGCGCAGGACGCGCTGCGCCGCGCCGGCGTGCGGCTCTCGCCGCTCGCCGGGCTGCCGGTCTCGGTCAAGGACCTGTTCGACGTGGCCGGGCAGCCCACGCGCGCCGGCTCGCGCGTCCTCGACGACGCGCCGCCCGCCGCGGCCGACGCGCCCGCGGTCGCCCTGATGCGCCGCGCCGGCGCGGTGCTGGTCGGGCGCACCAACATGAGCGAGTTCGCGTTCTCGGGGCTCGGCGTCAACCCGTGGCACGGCACGCCGCGTTCGCCGTGGGGGCCGGACGAGCCGCGCGTGGCCGGCGGCTCGTCGTCGGGCGCCGCGGCCTCGGTCGCGCAAGGGATGGCCGCCGCGGGGCTCGGCAGCGACACCGGCGGCTCGCTGCGGATCCCGGCCGCGTTCTGCGGGCTCACCGGCTTCAAGCCCACCGCGCGCCGGATCACGACGCGCGGCATGTTTCCGCTTTCCACCACGCTCGATTCGACCGGCGCGATCGCGCCGACGGTGGCCTGCTGCGCGCTGCTCGACCGGCTGCTGGCGGGCGAACCGGTCGAGGCCGGCGGCTTCGCGCCGGCCGCCGCGCCGCTCGCCGGCCTGCGCTTCGCGGTGCTGGCCAGCTACGTGACGGACGGCATGGACGAAACCGTCGCGCGCGCCTGGGACGACACGCTCGGCCGCCTGTCGCGGGCCGGCGCGCGGCTCACGCCGCTCGCGCTGCCGCTGCTCGATGCGCTGCCGGCGATCAACCGTTTCGGCTTCTCGCCGATCGAGGCCTACGCCACCCACCGCGCGACGCTCGCCACGCGCGCCGGCGACTACGATCCGCGCGTGCTGGCACGGCTGCGCGTGGGCGAACCGGCCGGCGCCGCCGACTATCTCGACCTGCTCGCGGCGCGCGCCGCCGCGATCGAGACGGCGCGCGCCGCGCTCGACGGCTTCGACGCGTTCCTGATGCCGACCGTGCCGATCGTGCCGCCGCCCGTCGCGCCGCTCGAAACCGACGCGGCGCGCTTCTCGGCCACCAATGCGCTGGTGCTGCGCAACCCGTCGGTGGTGAATTTTCTCGACGGCTGCGCCGTGTCGCTGCCCTGCACGCCGGCCGGCGCGGCACCGGTCGGGCTCAGCGTCGGCGGCCTCGCGCTCGACGACGCGCGCGTGCTGCGCGTGGCGGCCGGCGTCGAGCAGGTGCTGCGCGCCTGA
- a CDS encoding DUF4286 family protein, with protein sequence MSDQPTRRPGQLCIWTDTDARTEDDFNAWYDREHMQERVAIAGFRHARRFLANDGGARRYLALYETEALAVFRSDAYRRAFTVQTDWSLRSFARMRDTQRRVGELVFETGAGEGGRLALFVAPPAAIAAAAWREAAGAAARGTPGLHAVRVFATDASLSAPLATGGDATTHGEAAARTTPGDALVLVEGSTNGSVHAAAARLAALADLDPAGVRGFDLLWRLAA encoded by the coding sequence ATGAGCGACCAGCCGACCAGGCGCCCGGGCCAGCTTTGCATCTGGACCGACACCGACGCCCGAACCGAAGACGATTTCAACGCGTGGTACGACCGCGAGCACATGCAGGAGCGCGTCGCGATCGCCGGCTTCCGCCATGCGCGGCGCTTCCTCGCCAACGACGGCGGCGCGCGCCGCTATCTCGCGCTCTACGAGACCGAGGCGCTCGCGGTGTTCCGCAGCGACGCGTACCGCCGGGCGTTCACGGTGCAGACCGACTGGTCGCTGCGCAGCTTCGCGCGCATGCGCGACACGCAGCGCCGCGTCGGCGAACTCGTGTTCGAGACCGGTGCCGGCGAAGGCGGCCGGCTCGCGCTGTTCGTCGCGCCGCCCGCGGCGATCGCCGCGGCGGCCTGGCGCGAAGCGGCCGGCGCCGCGGCGCGCGGCACGCCGGGGCTGCACGCCGTCCGCGTGTTCGCCACCGATGCCTCGCTGTCCGCGCCGCTCGCGACCGGCGGCGATGCAACGACACACGGCGAGGCCGCCGCGCGCACGACGCCCGGCGACGCGCTGGTACTCGTCGAGGGCAGCACGAACGGGAGCGTCCACGCGGCTGCCGCGCGGCTCGCGGCGCTGGCCGACCTCGATCCGGCCGGCGTGCGCGGCTTCGACCTGCTGTGGCGCCTCGCGGCCTGA
- a CDS encoding SDR family oxidoreductase, producing MAILDLLKPPGGLRVLVTGGASGIGLTIADAFAECGARVHVCDASGAAIAALADRPSAAAIGATLADVSDPAAVERVFDDLGRTLGGLDVLVNNAGIAGPTGGIDEIDPAQWQQTISINLDAQFRFARRAVPLLREAPHGGAIIALSSVAGRLGYAFRSPYAATKWAIVGLVKSLAIELGPTGIRVNAIQPGIVRGPRMRGVIEARAKQLGIGYDEMEARYLEKISLRRMTDPAEIAATALFLCSPGGRGISGQAISVCGNVEVL from the coding sequence ATGGCCATCCTCGATCTGCTCAAACCACCCGGCGGCCTGCGCGTGCTCGTGACGGGCGGCGCGTCCGGCATCGGCCTCACGATCGCCGACGCGTTCGCCGAATGCGGCGCGCGCGTCCACGTCTGCGACGCGTCCGGGGCCGCGATCGCCGCGCTGGCCGACCGCCCCTCGGCTGCCGCGATCGGCGCGACGCTGGCCGACGTCTCGGACCCGGCCGCGGTCGAGCGCGTGTTCGACGACCTCGGCCGCACGCTCGGCGGGCTCGACGTGCTCGTCAACAACGCCGGCATCGCCGGTCCCACCGGCGGCATCGACGAGATCGATCCGGCGCAGTGGCAGCAGACCATCTCGATCAACCTCGACGCGCAGTTCCGCTTCGCGCGGCGCGCCGTGCCGCTGCTGCGCGAGGCCCCGCACGGCGGCGCGATCATCGCGCTGTCGTCGGTGGCGGGCCGGCTCGGCTATGCGTTCCGCTCGCCCTACGCGGCCACCAAGTGGGCCATCGTCGGGCTCGTCAAGAGCCTCGCGATCGAACTCGGGCCGACCGGCATCCGCGTCAACGCGATCCAGCCCGGCATCGTGCGCGGCCCGCGCATGCGCGGCGTGATCGAGGCGCGCGCGAAGCAGCTCGGCATCGGCTACGACGAGATGGAGGCGCGCTACCTCGAGAAGATCTCGCTGCGCCGCATGACCGATCCGGCCGAGATCGCCGCCACCGCGCTGTTCCTCTGCTCGCCGGGCGGCCGGGGCATCTCGGGGCAGGCGATCTCGGTGTGCGGCAACGTCGAGGTGCTGTAG
- a CDS encoding MFS transporter: MSTQPATLSAVEGDARASLNRLLFRKLMPILIVAYVISFLDRTNIAFAKHAMSLDLGISSAAYGLGAGLFFLTYAVLEIPSNLVLHRVGARFWITRIMITWGLLSVAMAFVRGETSFYVMRLALGAAEAGLFPGVMLYLTYWFGREERARATGYFLLGVCVANIVGGPLAGALIELDGALGLHGWQWLFAIEGIPAVLLAFVVWAKLPDRPSRAAWLPADTGRALERSLAAEQQAAGAAEGGHSFGLAVRDPQIWLAIFVYFCHQLTIYTMIFFLPGIISASGQFSPFAVGLLSAMPWVAAALGAATLPRFARDSKRSRALLCAGLAVMAAGLVCAACAPPALAMLSVCVAAAMFFVVQAIIFTFPASRLSGTALAGGLGLVNTCGLLGGFVGPTVVGAIEQATGNAKNGLTLLAVALAIAAVAALRLKHGGE, from the coding sequence ATGTCGACCCAACCCGCCACCCTGTCCGCCGTCGAAGGCGACGCCCGCGCGTCGCTGAACCGGCTGCTGTTCCGCAAGCTGATGCCGATCCTGATCGTCGCCTACGTGATCAGCTTCCTCGACCGCACCAACATCGCGTTCGCGAAACACGCGATGAGCCTCGACCTCGGCATCTCGTCGGCCGCCTACGGCCTCGGCGCCGGCCTGTTCTTCCTGACCTACGCGGTGCTCGAGATTCCCAGCAACCTGGTGCTGCATCGCGTGGGCGCGCGCTTCTGGATCACGCGCATCATGATCACCTGGGGCCTGCTGTCGGTGGCGATGGCGTTCGTGCGCGGCGAGACCTCGTTCTACGTGATGCGGCTCGCGCTCGGCGCGGCCGAGGCGGGCCTGTTCCCCGGCGTGATGCTGTACCTGACCTACTGGTTCGGCCGCGAGGAACGCGCGCGCGCCACCGGCTACTTCCTGCTCGGCGTGTGCGTGGCCAACATCGTGGGCGGGCCGCTGGCCGGCGCACTGATCGAACTCGACGGCGCGCTCGGCCTGCACGGCTGGCAGTGGCTGTTCGCGATCGAGGGGATTCCGGCCGTCCTGCTCGCGTTCGTGGTCTGGGCGAAGCTGCCGGACCGGCCGAGCCGCGCGGCATGGCTGCCGGCCGACACGGGCCGCGCGCTCGAACGCTCGCTGGCCGCCGAGCAGCAGGCCGCCGGCGCCGCCGAGGGCGGCCATTCGTTCGGCCTCGCGGTGCGCGACCCGCAGATCTGGCTGGCGATCTTCGTCTACTTCTGCCACCAGTTGACGATCTACACGATGATCTTCTTCCTGCCCGGCATCATCTCGGCGTCGGGGCAGTTCTCGCCGTTCGCGGTCGGGCTGCTCAGCGCGATGCCGTGGGTCGCGGCCGCGCTCGGCGCCGCCACGCTGCCGCGCTTCGCGCGCGACTCGAAGCGCTCGCGCGCGCTGCTCTGCGCCGGGCTCGCCGTGATGGCCGCGGGCCTCGTCTGCGCCGCCTGTGCGCCGCCCGCGCTGGCCATGCTCAGCGTCTGCGTGGCCGCCGCGATGTTCTTCGTGGTGCAGGCGATCATCTTCACGTTCCCGGCGTCGCGGCTGTCGGGCACCGCGCTGGCGGGCGGCCTCGGCCTCGTGAACACCTGCGGCCTGCTCGGCGGCTTCGTCGGGCCGACCGTGGTGGGCGCGATCGAGCAGGCCACCGGCAACGCGAAGAACGGCCTCACGCTGCTCGCGGTGGCGCTGGCCATCGCGGCCGTGGCCGCGCTGCGCCTGAAGCACGGCGGCGAGTAA
- a CDS encoding LysR family transcriptional regulator, which yields MNIRFLETFIWLARLQNFRLTAEKLHTTQAAVSSRIAALEESFDVRLFDRNSRSATLTPAGRKMLIYAERIVRLGDEMRREVEDTGGDAGLIRIGVIESIVHSWFPALMAQIRERFPRLEVEVTSDTTIHLVQWLRADAVDLILQTDTLADRDFANTPLCEFPMRWVASPSLGLGGAPVTLGTLAEHPVLSFSRHSGPHTAIEREFARAVERPVRINCISSVAAIVRLVSDGFGVAALPPAIIQRELRDGSLVVLDADSTFAPMPLVACHRLPNPLPAKIAELAAETARAFTASLGTDLDGQPPRPTHPARPVR from the coding sequence ATGAACATCCGCTTCCTCGAAACCTTCATCTGGCTCGCGCGCCTGCAGAACTTCCGCCTCACCGCCGAGAAGCTGCACACCACCCAGGCCGCCGTGTCGAGCCGCATCGCCGCGCTCGAGGAAAGCTTCGACGTGCGCCTGTTCGACCGCAATTCGCGCTCGGCCACGCTCACGCCGGCCGGACGCAAGATGCTGATCTACGCGGAACGGATCGTGCGGCTCGGCGACGAGATGCGCCGCGAGGTGGAGGACACCGGCGGCGACGCCGGCCTGATCCGCATCGGCGTGATCGAGTCGATCGTCCACAGCTGGTTCCCGGCGCTGATGGCGCAGATCCGCGAGCGGTTCCCGCGCCTCGAGGTGGAAGTCACGAGCGACACCACGATCCATCTCGTGCAATGGCTGCGCGCCGACGCCGTCGACCTGATTCTTCAGACCGATACGCTCGCCGACCGCGATTTCGCCAACACCCCGCTCTGCGAATTCCCGATGCGCTGGGTGGCGAGCCCCTCGCTCGGCCTGGGCGGCGCGCCGGTCACGCTCGGCACGCTCGCCGAGCACCCGGTGCTGAGCTTCTCGCGCCATTCGGGGCCGCATACCGCGATCGAACGCGAGTTCGCGCGCGCCGTGGAGCGGCCGGTGCGGATCAACTGCATCAGCTCGGTGGCCGCGATCGTGCGGCTCGTCTCCGACGGCTTCGGCGTGGCCGCGCTGCCGCCCGCGATCATCCAGCGCGAGCTGCGCGACGGCTCGCTGGTGGTGCTCGACGCCGACAGCACGTTCGCGCCGATGCCGCTGGTGGCCTGCCACCGGCTGCCGAATCCGCTGCCGGCGAAGATCGCCGAACTCGCGGCCGAGACGGCGCGCGCGTTCACGGCCTCGCTCGGCACCGATCTCGACGGCCAGCCGCCGCGCCCCACCCACCCGGCCCGCCCGGTCCGATAA
- a CDS encoding 3-keto-5-aminohexanoate cleavage protein — protein MAAARKVIITCAPTGAIHTPSMSPYLPVTPREIEEAAVAAAEAGAAILHLHARNPSDGRPTQDPAVFSEFLPRIKARTDAVINLTSGGSPHMTVAERLRPAHHFQPEVASLNMGSMNFGLYPMLERFPDQKHAWEREHLANSRDLVFKNTFADIETILTSCGANGTRFEFECYDISHLYNLAHFVERGLAKPPFFIQSVFGLLGGIGAHPEDLMHMRRTADRLFGRDYVWSILGAGRNQIPLATIGAAQGANVRVGLEDSLWIGPGKLAESSAAQVLKMRQVLEGLSLEIATPAEARAMLALKGGDAVNF, from the coding sequence ATGGCTGCCGCCCGCAAAGTCATCATCACCTGCGCGCCGACCGGCGCGATCCATACGCCGTCGATGTCGCCGTACCTGCCCGTCACGCCGCGCGAGATCGAGGAGGCCGCGGTGGCCGCCGCCGAGGCCGGCGCCGCGATCCTGCACCTGCACGCGCGCAACCCATCCGACGGCAGGCCGACCCAGGACCCGGCCGTGTTCAGCGAGTTCCTGCCGCGCATCAAGGCCCGCACCGACGCCGTGATCAACCTGACCTCGGGCGGCAGCCCGCACATGACGGTGGCCGAGCGGCTGCGCCCCGCGCACCACTTCCAGCCCGAGGTGGCGTCGCTGAACATGGGCTCGATGAATTTCGGCCTCTATCCGATGCTGGAACGCTTCCCGGACCAGAAGCACGCCTGGGAGCGCGAGCATCTCGCCAACAGCCGCGACCTGGTGTTCAAGAACACCTTCGCCGACATCGAGACGATCCTGACGAGCTGCGGCGCGAACGGCACGCGCTTCGAATTCGAGTGCTACGACATCTCGCATCTCTACAACCTCGCGCACTTCGTCGAGCGCGGCCTCGCCAAGCCGCCGTTCTTCATCCAGAGCGTGTTCGGGCTGCTGGGCGGAATCGGCGCGCATCCCGAGGACCTCATGCACATGCGGCGCACCGCCGACCGACTGTTCGGCCGCGACTACGTCTGGTCGATCCTCGGCGCCGGGCGCAACCAGATTCCGCTCGCGACGATCGGCGCGGCGCAGGGCGCGAACGTGCGCGTCGGCCTCGAGGATTCGCTCTGGATCGGGCCGGGCAAGCTGGCCGAATCGAGCGCCGCGCAGGTGCTGAAGATGCGTCAGGTACTCGAAGGCTTGTCGCTCGAGATCGCGACGCCGGCCGAGGCGCGCGCGATGCTCGCGCTCAAGGGCGGCGACGCGGTCAACTTCTGA
- the codA gene encoding cytosine deaminase, with protein sequence MKIVNATLRRRSGLHTLELDGAIIARIDAQAARVAPASPDHIDADGRLVIAPLVEPHIHLDAVLTAGDPEWNRSGTLFEGIERWGQRKATITHADTKTRAHAAIAMLRDHGIQHVRTHVDVTDPTLAALAAMLEVRDEARELIDLQIVAFPQEGIESFDGGRALMARAIEMGADVVGGIPHFENTREQGVSSVRFLMDLAERHDCLVDVHCDETDDPHSRFLEVLAEEARARGIGSRVTASHTTAMGSYDNAYCSKLFRLLKRSGIHFVSCPTESIHLQGRFDTFPKRRGVTRVGELDRAGINVCFGQDSIQDPWYPLGNGNILRVLDAGMHICHMMGYDDLQRCLDFVTDHSAAALSLGERYGLEAGRPANLVVLDASGDYDALRRQVKPLVSVRAGRVILRREPERISYPAAG encoded by the coding sequence ATGAAGATCGTCAACGCGACGCTGCGCCGGCGCAGCGGGCTGCACACCCTCGAACTCGACGGCGCGATCATCGCGCGCATCGATGCGCAGGCCGCGCGCGTCGCGCCGGCCTCGCCCGACCACATCGACGCCGACGGCCGCCTCGTGATCGCGCCGCTGGTCGAGCCGCACATCCATCTCGACGCGGTGCTGACGGCCGGCGATCCGGAATGGAACCGCAGCGGCACGCTGTTCGAGGGCATCGAGCGCTGGGGCCAGCGCAAGGCCACCATCACGCATGCCGATACCAAGACGCGCGCCCACGCGGCCATCGCGATGCTGCGCGACCACGGCATCCAGCACGTGCGCACGCACGTGGACGTGACCGACCCGACGCTGGCCGCGCTGGCCGCGATGCTGGAGGTGAGGGACGAGGCGCGCGAGCTGATCGACCTGCAGATCGTGGCGTTTCCGCAGGAGGGGATCGAATCGTTCGACGGCGGCCGCGCGCTGATGGCGCGCGCGATCGAGATGGGCGCCGACGTGGTGGGCGGGATTCCGCACTTCGAGAACACGCGCGAGCAGGGCGTGAGTTCGGTGAGGTTCCTGATGGATCTGGCCGAGCGGCACGACTGCCTCGTCGACGTCCATTGCGACGAGACCGACGATCCGCATTCGCGCTTCCTGGAAGTGCTGGCCGAGGAGGCGCGCGCGCGCGGCATCGGCTCGCGCGTGACGGCCAGCCATACCACCGCGATGGGCTCCTACGACAACGCCTATTGCTCGAAGCTGTTCCGGCTGCTCAAGCGCTCGGGCATCCACTTCGTGTCGTGCCCGACCGAGAGCATCCACCTGCAGGGCCGCTTCGACACGTTTCCGAAGCGGCGCGGCGTGACGCGCGTGGGCGAGCTCGATCGCGCCGGCATCAACGTCTGCTTCGGGCAGGATTCGATCCAGGATCCGTGGTATCCGCTCGGCAACGGCAACATCCTGCGCGTGCTCGATGCGGGAATGCACATCTGCCACATGATGGGCTACGACGACCTGCAGCGCTGCCTCGATTTCGTCACCGACCACAGCGCGGCCGCGCTCTCGCTCGGCGAGCGCTACGGGCTCGAGGCGGGGCGGCCCGCGAACCTCGTGGTGCTCGACGCGAGCGGCGACTACGACGCGCTGCGCCGGCAGGTGAAGCCGCTGGTGTCGGTGCGGGCGGGGCGCGTGATCTTGCGCCGCGAGCCGGAGCGGATCAGTTATCCGGCGGCGGGCTGA
- a CDS encoding porin, with amino-acid sequence MIPQRHPRLSRFPSFAATPRTAFATRRLARGVAAGLAGGLVACAAQAQSSVTLYGTIDTALVYANNAGGKRQFEMNSSNVLGNRWGLRGYEDLGNGLRAVFDLENGYSSTTGGFQQGGDEFGRQAWVGLASPRAGTLTMGRQYDAVVDFIGPMIAGTQWATYLGGHPGDLDNTNNDYRSNSSVKYTTPTFSGLRLSGLYSFGGVPGQMGRNAIWSLGAGYTAGPLVLGAAYVNVKDPNFSYFGNNATSSATGSNMAASRVYSGYASAGSEQIVALGGTYTVGPAIVGAVYTNTRFGDLGAHASLDPAGYRGFASFHNAELNLRYYLSPAWLLGAAYDVTRGYGVNHVTYQQGDLGVTYLFSKRTQVYLVGLYQHASGTDSSGQAAVANINGFGAASTPNQVAVLAGITHRF; translated from the coding sequence ATGATCCCCCAGCGTCACCCGCGTCTTTCACGTTTCCCAAGTTTTGCGGCCACGCCGCGCACCGCCTTCGCCACCCGCCGGCTGGCGCGCGGCGTGGCGGCGGGGCTGGCCGGCGGCCTCGTCGCCTGCGCCGCGCAGGCGCAGTCGAGCGTCACGCTGTACGGCACCATCGACACCGCGCTGGTCTACGCGAACAACGCGGGCGGCAAGCGCCAGTTCGAGATGAACAGCAGCAACGTGCTCGGCAACCGCTGGGGGCTGCGCGGCTACGAGGATCTGGGCAACGGCCTGCGCGCCGTGTTCGACCTCGAGAACGGCTACTCGTCGACCACCGGCGGCTTCCAGCAGGGCGGCGACGAGTTCGGGCGCCAGGCCTGGGTCGGGCTCGCCTCGCCGCGCGCCGGCACGCTGACGATGGGGCGCCAGTACGACGCGGTGGTGGACTTCATCGGGCCGATGATCGCGGGCACGCAATGGGCCACCTACCTCGGCGGCCATCCGGGCGATCTCGACAACACCAACAACGATTACCGCTCGAACAGCTCGGTCAAGTACACCACGCCGACCTTCTCGGGGCTGCGCCTGAGCGGCCTCTACAGCTTCGGCGGCGTGCCGGGGCAGATGGGCCGCAACGCGATCTGGTCGCTCGGCGCCGGCTACACGGCCGGCCCGCTCGTGCTCGGCGCGGCCTACGTCAACGTCAAGGATCCGAATTTCTCGTACTTCGGCAACAACGCGACTTCGAGCGCGACCGGCAGCAACATGGCGGCGAGCCGCGTCTACTCGGGTTACGCCTCGGCCGGCAGCGAGCAGATCGTGGCGCTGGGCGGCACCTACACGGTCGGCCCGGCGATCGTCGGCGCGGTCTACACCAACACGCGCTTCGGCGATCTGGGCGCGCACGCGAGCCTCGATCCGGCCGGCTATCGCGGCTTCGCGAGCTTCCACAACGCCGAACTGAACCTGCGCTACTACCTGAGCCCGGCCTGGCTGCTCGGCGCGGCCTACGACGTCACGCGCGGCTACGGCGTGAATCACGTGACCTACCAACAGGGCGACCTCGGCGTCACCTACCTCTTCTCGAAGCGCACCCAGGTGTACCTGGTCGGCCTCTACCAGCACGCGTCGGGCACCGATTCGAGCGGGCAGGCGGCGGTGGCCAACATCAACGGGTTCGGCGCCGCGTCGACGCCGAACCAGGTGGCGGTGCTGGCCGGCATCACGCACCGCTTCTGA
- a CDS encoding DUF2848 domain-containing protein, giving the protein MTQLSFTVSPLGGPSRTLDVTLDTLVIAGWAGRDAAAIQAHIDELAALGVAPPTSTPCFYRVAARQLTQAEAVEVLGTDTSGEIECVLLDSALGTLVTIGSDHTDRKTEAYSVAVSKQVCAKPLAREAWRYAEVAAHWDRLVLRSTFVAADGTRRRYQEGPVDGLLPPAELWRRYADRDAGALPAGSAMFSGTLAVHGELAAMASGDAFELELHDPVLDRRLRHRYQVTALPVVA; this is encoded by the coding sequence ATGACCCAGCTTTCCTTTACCGTTTCCCCGCTCGGCGGCCCCTCGCGCACGCTCGACGTCACGCTCGACACGCTCGTGATCGCCGGCTGGGCCGGCCGCGACGCCGCCGCGATCCAGGCCCACATCGACGAACTCGCCGCGCTCGGCGTGGCCCCGCCCACCAGCACGCCGTGCTTCTATCGCGTGGCCGCCCGGCAGCTCACGCAGGCCGAGGCCGTGGAGGTGCTCGGCACCGACACCAGCGGCGAGATCGAGTGCGTGCTGCTCGACAGCGCGCTCGGCACGCTCGTGACGATCGGCTCCGACCACACCGACCGCAAGACCGAGGCCTACAGCGTGGCCGTGTCGAAGCAGGTCTGCGCGAAGCCGCTCGCGCGCGAGGCATGGCGCTACGCCGAGGTGGCCGCGCACTGGGACCGCCTGGTGCTGCGCTCGACCTTCGTGGCGGCGGACGGCACGCGGCGCCGCTACCAGGAAGGCCCGGTGGACGGCCTGCTGCCGCCCGCCGAACTGTGGCGGCGCTACGCCGATCGCGACGCCGGCGCGCTGCCGGCGGGCAGCGCGATGTTCAGCGGCACGCTCGCGGTCCACGGCGAACTGGCGGCGATGGCGAGCGGCGACGCGTTCGAACTCGAACTGCACGACCCGGTGCTCGACCGGCGTCTGCGCCATCGCTATCAGGTGACGGCGCTGCCGGTGGTGGCCTGA